AGTGACATGGTGACAGTGGTGATAACAGTTATGTGATAAGGCAGTGACACAGAAAGGCTCCGGCCCCCCGGGGATCAATAAGGTGTGAGGGGTGGGGGTACCTCAGGCCATGCCCCTATGGGATGGTTGGAGAGGATCCACCCCCCATGGGGAAAACGTGGGGAAAACGTGGGGGGCACGGGGGACGTGGAGGAGAGGACCACAGGAACACACATGGACACTGTGAGAGTTCCTCGGGGACagtgggggaggggaggagcaCAGGGACCTTTGGGGACCCAAGGGGGCTGTGATACCATCCCCAGACTGCCCCAGAATGGTCCCAAAATGTCAACTATCGGTCAACCATTACACCAGCGACCTTTTCGgtcaccagggcacactgctggctcacggtcagCTGCTGGCCACCAGGTCCCCAAAGGTCTTcgcagagctcctttccagcagctcagcccgACCCGCACTGATGATGTGGTTGTTCTTCCCCAGAACAGAGCGTGGGCTCTATAACTGCCCACGCTGAACCTCGCCGGGTTCCTCCCTGCCTGCCCAGCTCCCCTGAATGGCAGCATGGTGCTCTGCTGCGTCAGCCGCTGCTCCCGGCTCTGGGCCATCAGCAGACTTACAGAGGATGGattcttccccttcctccagGGCGCTCATGAAGATGttgttgaacaagaccggaccctGCACGACCTGAGGAGATTCTGCCAGTTTTGCTCCGTTTTTACTCTTGGTGGCACTCGAGTTGCCCGTGGTGGTGCTCAGGATGCTGGCTGCAGAATCCAAGATGCTGGTGGCAGCACTCAGGATGGGGACGCACTGATGGGACATCCCAAATTTGGGGGTTATTTTGTACTAAAAACGGCACAGGAAAACCATATTTGTTTCACCCATTTCAGTGTTTATTGAGCTGCAGTGTGCAGCACGTGGGAGTGTCTTCGGTCCCCGGTGTCCCCACATTGCTGGGGAGGGGGACAAGGGGGGCCCTACAGGTCACGTCCGAGCCGCTCGATCTCATCCAGGAAGAAGTCGAGGTCAGCCCTGGTGACAGCAGGGCTGGTGACGATCTGCCGGAAGAAGTTGGGCCTGGCGCCGTGGGGCTGGTAGCCCACCATCATGGAGCCCTCCTTCATCATCCTCTCCTTGATGGCGGGGGCCACCTGCGGGGGGACAGGCGCTGGGGGTCTGCGTGGGGACAGGCACTGGGCAGAAGGGGGGACCACCGGATCCCACGCTCACCTTCCCCAAACGCGGCCCGAAATCAGCGCAGCCCTGTTGGCCCCGCAGGCTGGGAGGCACAAACCAGAAGCAGAGGTTGAGGAATTCGGGCTGTGGAGAAAGGAGAGCGGGGGGAACGGCGCTGGGGGGCTTCGTTCCGGGAGCTGCTGTGCACCCCGAAGGGGCTCACGGAGTGACGCTCCCCGCTGCCACCCCCATGGGGCTCAGCCCCCCTTCCCGTGGGGCACAGCAGCGCATCACAGCCTACCTCCAGCACCAGCTGGAAGCCGTCCCGTCTCTTCACCTCCGCGGCCAAGTAGCTGGGGACGGAGAGGAGAGTGAGAACCCGGTGGTGGCACCTGGGGGTGGCACCCGGCAGCGGTCGCTGCGCTCACCGGGTGCAGGCGAAGGCTCTGTCCACGCGCTGCTCCAGCCCTTCGGTCCCCACCGCCTTCCAGAGCAGCCAGAGCTTGAAGCAGTCGACGCGGCGGCCGCACTGCACCGTCTTGTCCCCGGTGTCGAACGTCACGTCGTAGAATTTGTCAGTCTGGAAGAGGTACGTGGCGCCTGTCCCGTGGCAGCGCTGCAGCAGCCCCTGTGGGAGACGGGGGTCAAAGTCTGAATGTGGGGGTCACCAGCGGTCCCCGGGGGTCTCAAAGGGATGCAAGGGGTTCCCAGGGGGTCCTGGTGGGGAATGACGGGGGATCCCAGAGGATCTGAGGGGTTCCCAGGGGTTCCGTGAGGGTCTTCTTAGGGTCCTGGAAGGTTCTGAGGGGGTCTTGGTGAGTTCCAGGAGTTCCCAGTTGGGTTCTGATGGCCTTCGAGGAGTGCCAGGGTGTCCCGAGGGTCCCACTGGGGTCTAAAGGGGCTCTGATGAGTTCTATTGGGTTCCTGAGAGGGACTGCAGGGCATAACAGGGTGGTGCCAAAGGGGCCAGGAGGTCCCAATGGGCTCCAAAAGGCTCCTGTTGGGGTTTCAAGGGGATCCCGTTGGCATTCTGGGCAGGTCCCAGGAAGTTACAGTGGGTTCCAAGGCATCTCAGGGCATCCCAAGAACTTCCCAGTGAGTTCCAGAGGGTTCCAAGGGAGTTTCTGTATGGTCTGAGGGACTAGAGAAGGTGCCAGGGGGTTCCCAGTGGGGTCCTGAGGAGTCCCAAGGGGTCAGAGGGGAGTCCCGATGGGATCCCAGCAGCCGTGGGACTCACAGAGTCATCTCGGAGCAGGAAGGCCGAGCACTGCAGCCCCACCGTCAGCATCTTGTGGGGGTTCCAGGCCACCGAGTCAGCCCTGCAGTGAGAAAAGGGTTGGGGGGCTCCACGGGATGTGGTTCTGTGTCCCCACAAAACACGTCCTGCGCCCCTTTGGTGGTACCTCTCGATGCCGGCCAGGAGGTGCCGATGCTTCCTGGAAAGCAGGGCGCTCCCACCCCAGGCGGCCTGCGGGGCAGAGCGGGGTGGGTGCGGGGAATCGGGGCTGGGGGTGCACAGCAGGACCCCCCCGGCACTCACGTCCACGTGCAGCCACAGGCCGTGGCGCTGGCACACGTCTGCCACCGGGCCCAGCGGGTCAAAGGCGCCCAGCACGGTGGTGCCGGAGGTGGCACTGACAAAGAATGGCACGGCACCCTGG
The DNA window shown above is from Meleagris gallopavo isolate NT-WF06-2002-E0010 breed Aviagen turkey brand Nicholas breeding stock unplaced genomic scaffold, Turkey_5.1 ChrUn_random_7180001951027, whole genome shotgun sequence and carries:
- the CSAD gene encoding cysteine sulfinic acid decarboxylase isoform X2, whose translation is MIPEELEKEIERAKSEGAVPFFVSATSGTTVLGAFDPLGPVADVCQRHGLWLHVDAAWGGSALLSRKHRHLLAGIERADSVAWNPHKMLTVGLQCSAFLLRDDSGLLQRCHGTGATYLFQTDKFYDVTFDTGDKTVQCGRRVDCFKLWLLWKAVGTEGLEQRVDRAFACTRYLAAEVKRRDGFQLVLEPEFLNLCFWFVPPSLRGQQGCADFGPRLGKVAPAIKERMMKEGSMMVGYQPHGARPNFFRQIVTSPAVTRADLDFFLDEIERLGRDL
- the CSAD gene encoding cysteine sulfinic acid decarboxylase isoform X1, with amino-acid sequence MEEVVLAKLRELVGWKSGDGIFCPGGSISNMYAMNVARFQRFPESRRQGGRVLPRLVLFASEECHYSVQKGAAFLGIGTDNVVLVRADERGKMIPEELEKEIERAKSEGAVPFFVSATSGTTVLGAFDPLGPVADVCQRHGLWLHVDAAWGGSALLSRKHRHLLAGIERADSVAWNPHKMLTVGLQCSAFLLRDDSGLLQRCHGTGATYLFQTDKFYDVTFDTGDKTVQCGRRVDCFKLWLLWKAVGTEGLEQRVDRAFACTRYLAAEVKRRDGFQLVLEPEFLNLCFWFVPPSLRGQQGCADFGPRLGKVAPAIKERMMKEGSMMVGYQPHGARPNFFRQIVTSPAVTRADLDFFLDEIERLGRDL